Proteins encoded by one window of Lathyrus oleraceus cultivar Zhongwan6 chromosome 1, CAAS_Psat_ZW6_1.0, whole genome shotgun sequence:
- the LOC127123569 gene encoding elongation factor 1-alpha-like — MGKEKVHINIVVIGHVDSGKSTTTGHLIYKLGGIDKRVIERFEKEAAEMNKRSFKYAWVLDKLKAERERGITIDIALWKFETTKYYCTVIDAPGHRDFIKNMITGTSQADCAVLIIDSTTGGFEAGISKDGQTREHALLAFTLGVKQMICCCNKMDATTPKYSKGRYEEIVKEVSSYLKKVGYNPDKIPFVPISGFEGDNMIERSTNLDWYKGPTLLDALDNINEPKRPSDKPLRLPLQDVYKIGGIGTVPVGRVETGVVKPGMLVTFAPTGLTTEVKSVEMHHEALTEALPGDNVGFNVKNVAVKDLKRGFVASNSKDDPAKEAANFTSQVIIMNHPGQIGNGYAPVLDCHTSHIAVKFAELITKIDRRSGKEIEKEPKFLKNGDAGMVKMIPTKPMVVETFAEYPPLGRFAVRDMRQTVAVGVIKSVEKKDPTGAKVTKAAAKKK, encoded by the exons ATGGGAAAGGAAAAGGTTCATATCAACATTGTCGTCATTGGACATGTCGACTCAGGAAAATCAACCACCACTGGTCACTTGATCTACAAGCTAGGAGGTATTGACAAGCGTGTGATTGAGAGATTTGAGAAGGAAGCAGCTGAGATGAACAAGCGTTCATTCAAGTATGCATGGGTTCTTGACAAGCTTAAGGCTGAGCGTGAAAGAGGTATCACCATTGATATTGCCTTGTGGAAATTTGAGACCACCAAGTACTACTGCACAGTCATTGATGCTCCTGGACATCGTGACTTTATCAAGAACATGATTACTGGAACCTCCCAGGCCGATTGTGCTGTCCTTATCATTGATTCCACCACTGGTGGTTTTGAGGCTGGTATCTCTAAGGATGGACAGACCCGTGAGCATGCTCTTCTTGCTTTTACTCTTGGAGTGAAGCAGATGATCTGTTGTTGTAACAAG ATGGATGCTACCACCCCTAAGTACTCCAAGGGCAGGTATGAGGAAATTGTGAAGGAAGTTTCTTCCTACTTGAAGAAGGTTGGTTACAACCCAGACAAAATTCCTTTCGTTCCCATCTCTGGTTTTGAGGGAGACAACATGATTGAGAGGTCCACCAACCTTGACTGGTACAAGGGACCAACTCTACTTGATGCTCTTGACAACATCAATGAGCCAAAGAGACCCTCGGACAAGCCCCTCAGGCTTCCATTGCAAGATGTTTACAAGATTGGTGGTATTGGAACTGTGCCAGTGGGACGTGTTGAAACTGGTGTTGTGAAGCCCGGTATGCTTGTGACTTTTGCTCCTACTGGTTTGACAACTGAGGTTAAGTCCGTTGAGATGCACCACGAGGCTCTCACCGAGGCTCTTCCAGGAGACAATGTCGGATTCAATGTTAAGAATGTTGCAGTGAAGGATCTCAAGCGTGGTTTTGTTGCATCCAACTCCAAGGATGACCCTGCCAAGGAAGCTGCCAACTTCACATCCCAGGTCATCATCATGAACCACCCTGGACAGATTGGAAATGGTTATGCACCAGTGCTCGATTGCCACACTTCTCACATTGCTGTGAAGTTTGCTGAACTTATCACCAAGATTGACAGGCGATCTGGTAAGGAGATTGAGAAGGAGCCCAAGTTTTTGAAGAATGGTGATGCCGGTATGGTTAAGATGATTCCAACCAAGCCCATGGTGGTGGAAACTTTTGCTGAGTATCCTCCTCTTGGTCGTTTTGCTGTGAGGGACATGAGACAAACGGTTGCTGTCGGAGTCATCAAGAGTGTGGAGAAGAAGGACCCAACTGGAGCCAAGGTCACCAAAGCTGCAGCCAAGAAGAAGTGA